One Devosia lacusdianchii genomic window carries:
- a CDS encoding mannose-1-phosphate guanylyltransferase/mannose-6-phosphate isomerase: protein MTKLIVPVILAGGQGTRLWPMSRAARPKQFLALTGSTSLFQQTLHRVADPAIYAPAIVITNSEYRFIVAEQAAELAAPLAGVLLEPVARNTAVAIAAAAAFASKRFGPDAVLHILPSDHDVVIDAGYRDAVQQAASAAAKGSLVTFGIVPTHPETGYGYIKSRAQIGAGASPVERFVEKPDLPKAEQMLAEGGYLWNSGMFMIGAGAFLDECATLAPETLAAARASVDAAKVDLDFIRLDQAAFETAPNISVDYAIFEKTTKAAVIAVNFAWSDLGSWDAVWKNAAKDAANNVTQGAVTLDNVNGSLIVSDHAHIAVSGLEDVAVIATSDAIYVGKLSEAQKVGAMVKTLRAAKATAPLTEIHKTAYRPWGGYSSVLSGERFQVKRLFVKPGKKLSLQKHHHRAEHWIVVRGTAEVTIDGTITTLSENQSIYLPLGCTHRLTNPGKIELELIEVQTGSYLGEDDIIRIEDEFGRT, encoded by the coding sequence ATGACAAAATTGATCGTTCCCGTCATCCTGGCCGGCGGCCAGGGCACGCGGCTCTGGCCCATGTCGCGCGCCGCCCGCCCCAAGCAGTTCCTGGCGCTGACCGGCTCCACCAGCCTGTTCCAGCAGACGCTGCACCGCGTGGCCGACCCGGCGATCTATGCACCGGCCATTGTTATCACCAATTCCGAATATCGATTTATCGTGGCCGAGCAGGCCGCCGAACTTGCGGCGCCGCTCGCCGGTGTGCTGCTGGAACCGGTCGCGCGCAATACCGCCGTGGCGATCGCCGCCGCTGCGGCCTTTGCCAGCAAGCGGTTTGGGCCCGATGCTGTGCTGCACATCCTGCCGTCCGATCATGACGTGGTAATCGATGCCGGTTATCGCGACGCGGTCCAACAGGCCGCCAGTGCCGCCGCCAAGGGTTCGCTGGTCACTTTCGGCATCGTTCCGACCCATCCCGAGACCGGTTACGGCTACATCAAGTCCCGCGCGCAGATCGGCGCCGGCGCCAGCCCGGTCGAGCGCTTCGTTGAAAAGCCTGATCTGCCCAAGGCCGAACAAATGCTGGCCGAAGGTGGCTATCTGTGGAACTCCGGCATGTTCATGATCGGTGCTGGCGCCTTCCTCGACGAATGCGCGACGCTGGCGCCGGAGACGCTGGCAGCCGCGCGTGCATCGGTCGATGCCGCCAAGGTCGACCTCGACTTCATTCGCCTCGATCAGGCCGCCTTCGAGACGGCCCCCAACATCTCGGTCGATTACGCCATCTTCGAGAAAACCACGAAGGCCGCCGTCATCGCCGTCAACTTTGCCTGGTCCGATCTCGGCAGCTGGGACGCCGTCTGGAAGAACGCCGCCAAGGATGCCGCCAACAATGTCACCCAGGGCGCTGTGACGCTCGACAACGTGAATGGCTCATTGATCGTCAGCGATCACGCCCACATTGCTGTCAGCGGCCTCGAGGACGTCGCCGTCATCGCCACCAGCGACGCCATCTATGTCGGCAAGCTGTCCGAGGCGCAGAAGGTCGGCGCCATGGTCAAGACCCTGCGCGCCGCCAAGGCGACCGCGCCACTCACAGAGATACACAAGACCGCCTATCGGCCCTGGGGCGGCTATTCGTCCGTGCTGAGCGGCGAGCGCTTCCAAGTGAAGCGGCTGTTCGTGAAGCCGGGCAAAAAGCTCAGCCTGCAAAAGCATCACCACCGCGCCGAACACTGGATCGTGGTGCGCGGCACCGCTGAAGTGACCATTGACGGCACCATCACCACGCTGAGCGAAAACCAGTCGATCTACCTGCCGCTCGGCTGCACCCATCGTCTGACCAATCCGGGCAAGATCGAACTGGAGCTCATCGAGGTCCAGACCGGCTCCTATCTGGGCGAGGACGACATCATCCGCATCGAGGACGAGTTCGGCCGGACTTAG
- a CDS encoding RidA family protein, with product MIATGPRPVAPFSHAVEADGWVFVTGQMPTDPAAPDAPLPAGIEAQTRRVIDNLKVVLGGIGLGLEHVTMARIYLTQFERDYAALNTLWPTFFAPGKLPARTTIGVTALAVGALVEIDLVARRP from the coding sequence ATGATCGCCACAGGGCCCCGCCCGGTGGCGCCGTTTTCTCATGCCGTTGAGGCCGATGGTTGGGTGTTTGTGACGGGGCAGATGCCCACGGACCCCGCTGCGCCGGATGCTCCGCTGCCAGCCGGTATCGAAGCGCAGACGCGCCGGGTCATCGACAACCTCAAGGTGGTGCTTGGCGGCATCGGGCTGGGGCTCGAGCACGTCACCATGGCGCGCATTTATCTGACGCAGTTCGAACGTGACTATGCCGCGCTTAATACGCTCTGGCCGACATTCTTCGCGCCGGGCAAGCTGCCCGCTCGCACCACGATCGGCGTCACGGCGCTGGCCGTCGGCGCGCTCGTGGAGATCGATCTGGTGGCGCGGCGGCCCTAG
- a CDS encoding DedA family protein yields MFEFFHTISTYLETFLDAISGNFWLTFWFIFAVAIGEAVFILGLFVPSTPVLLMAGGIIAEGRLPFWEVYFAAVIGAIIGDAISYTIGHFLKDSIKEVWPFRNHRDLIARGEIFFAKHGGKAVFIGRFIPGVKAVIPGVAGIMGMKYGHFTIINVTSAFAWAAAHILPGMLLTAWLKSIGLSLELVIVFGTLILAGLFILVHYHRRILLFFAPWLGGFGRSLQARWGKQDAAH; encoded by the coding sequence ATGTTCGAGTTCTTCCACACCATCTCGACCTACCTCGAAACCTTTCTCGATGCCATATCGGGCAACTTCTGGCTGACCTTCTGGTTCATCTTCGCGGTCGCCATCGGCGAGGCGGTGTTCATTCTCGGGCTCTTCGTGCCGTCAACGCCCGTGCTGCTGATGGCCGGCGGCATCATCGCCGAAGGCCGCCTGCCCTTCTGGGAAGTCTATTTCGCAGCCGTCATCGGCGCCATTATCGGCGACGCCATTTCCTACACGATCGGTCACTTCCTCAAGGATTCGATCAAGGAGGTCTGGCCCTTCCGCAATCACCGCGATCTCATAGCGCGGGGTGAGATCTTCTTCGCCAAACACGGCGGCAAGGCGGTCTTCATCGGCCGCTTCATTCCGGGTGTCAAAGCCGTCATTCCAGGCGTCGCCGGCATCATGGGCATGAAGTATGGCCACTTCACCATCATCAACGTCACCTCCGCCTTCGCCTGGGCAGCGGCGCACATCCTGCCCGGCATGTTGCTGACAGCCTGGCTCAAATCGATCGGCCTGTCGCTCGAACTGGTGATCGTCTTCGGCACGCTCATCCTGGCGGGCCTGTTCATCCTGGTGCATTACCACCGCCGCATCCTGCTGTTCTTCGCCCCATGGCTGGGCGGCTTCGGCCGCTCGCTGCAGGCGCGCTGGGGCAAACAGGACGCCGCGCACTAA
- a CDS encoding tetratricopeptide repeat protein, producing MRRWIARYRFVLLALFGSVGAVAAFAPAMAQTEREAAALDALFAQLKSAPDETVARQIAQQIWIYWTTPADPVLASKMQDVLMLRQRAAFPDAITLLDDIVVDYPTYAEGWNQRATLYYLLGNNEASLADIEKVLEFEPRHFGALVGRAVIYKSRGEQSLAIEAMTRALAIHPFLVERSLFPELQEEITRA from the coding sequence ATGCGCCGCTGGATCGCCCGTTATCGGTTCGTTCTGCTGGCCCTTTTCGGGTCCGTAGGCGCTGTTGCCGCTTTCGCCCCCGCCATGGCGCAAACCGAGCGGGAGGCCGCGGCCCTCGACGCTCTTTTTGCACAGTTGAAATCGGCCCCCGACGAGACGGTTGCCCGCCAGATTGCCCAGCAAATCTGGATCTACTGGACCACACCGGCCGATCCGGTGTTGGCATCGAAGATGCAGGATGTGCTGATGCTGCGTCAGCGCGCCGCCTTCCCCGATGCCATCACGCTGCTTGACGACATTGTCGTGGACTACCCAACCTATGCCGAGGGCTGGAACCAGCGGGCGACGCTCTATTACCTGCTGGGCAATAACGAGGCGTCGCTGGCCGATATCGAGAAGGTGCTGGAATTCGAGCCGCGTCACTTCGGGGCTTTGGTGGGTCGGGCGGTGATCTACAAAAGCCGGGGCGAACAATCGCTTGCCATCGAGGCCATGACCCGCGCTTTGGCCATTCACCCGTTCCTGGTCGAGCGCTCGCTGTTCCCCGAGCTCCAGGAAGAGATCACGCGCGCTTGA
- a CDS encoding GNAT family N-acetyltransferase encodes MNDNELTVEREDGPTRGRYVIKLSPTAEAEMTFRKGENDSIIIDHTGVPPAFEGRGIAAKLVNHAITDARQNGFKIKPVCSYVVAQFRRHPEWADLLA; translated from the coding sequence ATGAACGACAATGAACTGACGGTCGAACGCGAGGACGGCCCCACCCGCGGCCGCTACGTCATCAAACTCTCGCCCACCGCCGAAGCCGAGATGACCTTCCGCAAGGGCGAGAACGACAGCATCATCATCGATCACACCGGCGTACCGCCCGCCTTCGAGGGGCGCGGCATTGCCGCCAAGCTGGTCAACCACGCCATCACCGATGCGCGGCAGAACGGCTTCAAGATCAAGCCGGTCTGCTCCTATGTGGTGGCGCAGTTCCGCCGGCATCCGGAATGGGCCGACCTGCTTGCCTAA
- a CDS encoding DUF3298 domain-containing protein: protein MIVRPFAAAAVLLGLPASPAFAASFDCSKAATPFERAICDTPALSAADELLAKAFATATGGLTKESVVAMRADQRNWLDYAQAVCTDDAKPLTSGSYDETASACIAEQFRSRSTTLEQSRMLGGHRFYLQSNYGALPDPNEADNPDSYWKVASHETVLPLLDADDPLAEGFNAYTLGLGEGLSDGDEGEFDASADSEVSMVVKEVAGTSRITLEVSSYWYGHGAAHGNWGVSYRHYYIPEAREVIAGDIFNGDDWASVLTDAAWEQLQAQHKEWLDVDSAGDIAEIVADPTRWSFSDDYGLVIQFQPYEIAAYAYGAPTVTIPWEKLDAIKAETQESVRFGY, encoded by the coding sequence ATGATCGTTCGTCCATTCGCCGCGGCTGCGGTGCTATTGGGGCTGCCGGCCTCGCCGGCCTTCGCCGCCAGCTTCGATTGCAGCAAGGCGGCAACGCCTTTCGAGCGCGCCATTTGCGACACGCCCGCGCTTTCGGCCGCCGACGAGCTGCTGGCCAAGGCATTCGCGACGGCGACGGGTGGGCTGACCAAGGAATCCGTCGTGGCGATGCGCGCCGACCAGCGCAACTGGCTCGATTACGCGCAGGCCGTCTGCACCGACGACGCCAAGCCGCTGACATCGGGCAGCTATGACGAGACGGCCAGCGCGTGTATTGCCGAGCAGTTCCGCTCGCGCAGCACGACCTTGGAACAGAGCCGAATGCTAGGCGGACATCGGTTCTACCTGCAAAGCAATTATGGCGCGCTCCCTGACCCCAACGAGGCCGACAATCCGGATTCCTATTGGAAGGTCGCGAGCCACGAAACGGTTCTGCCACTGCTCGATGCCGATGACCCGCTTGCCGAGGGCTTCAATGCCTATACCCTTGGTTTGGGCGAGGGTCTGTCCGACGGTGATGAGGGTGAATTCGATGCATCTGCTGACTCCGAGGTCAGCATGGTGGTCAAGGAGGTTGCCGGGACCAGTCGCATAACTCTTGAGGTCAGCAGTTATTGGTACGGCCACGGCGCGGCGCACGGCAATTGGGGTGTGAGCTATCGCCACTACTACATTCCCGAGGCGCGGGAAGTGATCGCCGGCGATATCTTCAACGGCGACGATTGGGCCAGCGTGCTGACCGACGCTGCCTGGGAGCAGTTGCAGGCGCAGCACAAGGAATGGCTCGACGTGGATTCCGCCGGCGACATCGCCGAGATCGTCGCCGACCCCACGCGCTGGAGCTTTTCAGACGATTATGGTCTGGTGATCCAGTTCCAGCCCTACGAGATCGCGGCCTATGCCTATGGCGCGCCGACGGTCACCATACCTTGGGAGAAGCTCGACGCCATCAAGGCCGAGACGCAGGAAAGCGTTCGTTTCGGCTACTAA
- a CDS encoding diguanylate cyclase, with protein MRVLIFVLLGFAVVAVPAYVAFQWIVGTTVVQLGTLFAEKQVLYDRYRGQEALTREVSLAEALAGSQSIRDWARNETDPILKRRGIAELEHFRQSFVDKSYFFVIGASGNYYFNDAGNSYAGDQFRYTLDPSNPTDAWYYATLKAGPGCHLNADSNANLGETKVWMNCVILEGGDVLGILGTGIDLTAFVQEVVNVPQVGVTSMFVDRQGVVRAHRDQSLIDLPSVTQEMAGQSTVFNLLDRPGDQQALRSLMDEVAAGGELVGSRFMQMGGKQMLVGVGYLDKLGWFNITVMDIDTIIDKRLFAPIGLLLAAVAGLVAALMALVFKRQVLDRLRRLENVVRSARAGDYAPALRMGEQHQDEVGRLSAAFTEMAVAVSDNTRALEARVQERTLELEQLVFRDGQTGIANRRGFMAAFGAAGAAQRHGLIMVDIDHFKAINDNFGHAAGDAVVIEIARRIATAIGSENVCARWGGDEFIILLRDSAPHLLRASAFAVIAGISERAVELPEGRAVIVTASLGACLVEPGDSIETATEMADAALYIAKGEGRNKVSILDRESAWNLAPKTALHQ; from the coding sequence GTGCGCGTGCTGATATTCGTGCTGCTCGGCTTCGCCGTGGTGGCGGTGCCGGCCTATGTTGCGTTTCAGTGGATCGTCGGGACGACGGTCGTTCAGCTTGGCACGCTGTTCGCGGAAAAGCAGGTGCTCTACGACCGCTATCGCGGACAGGAAGCTCTGACGCGCGAAGTGTCGCTGGCCGAAGCGCTGGCGGGTTCGCAATCGATCCGCGACTGGGCCCGTAACGAGACGGACCCTATCCTCAAGCGCCGAGGGATAGCGGAGCTCGAACATTTCCGGCAGTCCTTCGTGGACAAGAGCTACTTCTTCGTCATCGGCGCTTCGGGCAATTACTATTTCAACGATGCCGGCAATTCCTACGCGGGTGACCAGTTCCGCTACACGCTCGACCCCAGTAATCCGACCGATGCCTGGTATTACGCCACCCTCAAGGCTGGTCCGGGCTGCCATCTCAATGCCGACAGCAACGCCAATCTGGGCGAGACCAAGGTCTGGATGAACTGCGTCATCCTCGAGGGCGGCGACGTGCTGGGTATTTTGGGCACCGGCATAGACCTCACCGCCTTCGTCCAGGAGGTGGTCAATGTCCCGCAGGTGGGCGTCACCTCGATGTTCGTCGATCGGCAGGGCGTGGTCCGGGCGCATCGCGACCAGAGCCTGATCGATCTGCCCAGTGTGACGCAGGAAATGGCGGGCCAAAGCACGGTGTTCAACCTGCTGGACCGGCCAGGCGATCAGCAGGCCCTGCGGAGCCTGATGGACGAGGTTGCGGCTGGCGGCGAGCTGGTCGGGTCGCGTTTCATGCAGATGGGCGGCAAGCAGATGCTGGTTGGCGTCGGTTATCTCGACAAGCTCGGCTGGTTCAACATCACGGTAATGGACATCGACACCATTATCGACAAACGCCTGTTCGCGCCTATCGGGCTGCTGCTGGCGGCGGTGGCGGGCCTGGTGGCCGCCCTAATGGCGCTGGTGTTCAAGCGGCAGGTGCTGGACCGGCTGCGTCGCCTGGAGAACGTGGTTCGCAGCGCGCGCGCCGGTGATTATGCTCCGGCGCTGAGGATGGGCGAGCAGCATCAGGATGAAGTCGGGCGGCTTTCGGCGGCCTTCACCGAAATGGCTGTTGCAGTCAGCGACAATACAAGGGCGCTGGAGGCCCGTGTGCAGGAGCGTACGCTGGAGCTCGAGCAGCTGGTCTTCCGCGATGGACAGACGGGCATCGCCAACCGGCGCGGTTTCATGGCCGCCTTTGGCGCCGCCGGCGCTGCGCAGCGGCATGGCCTGATCATGGTCGATATCGACCACTTCAAGGCCATCAACGACAATTTCGGCCATGCTGCGGGCGATGCGGTGGTGATCGAGATCGCCCGACGCATCGCAACGGCCATTGGCAGCGAGAATGTCTGTGCGCGCTGGGGCGGTGACGAGTTCATCATCCTGCTGCGCGATAGCGCGCCGCATTTGTTGCGGGCCTCCGCCTTCGCGGTGATTGCCGGCATCAGCGAGCGCGCCGTCGAGCTGCCGGAAGGGCGGGCGGTGATCGTCACGGCCAGCCTCGGCGCCTGCCTGGTCGAGCCAGGAGACTCGATCGAGACGGCGACTGAAATGGCCGACGCGGCGCTCTACATCGCCAAAGGCGAGGGGCGCAACAAGGTGTCCATCCTGGATCGCGAAAGCGCTTGGAACCTGGCCCCCAAAACCGCGCTGCACCAGTAG
- a CDS encoding alpha/beta hydrolase, with protein MAGYQYREGQGATADAPLFFVFHGTGGDENQFFDLAGELVPGARVIAPRGDVSEGGALRYFRRTGEGVFDMDDLARRAAAMVDFVATTKARYEGAKLIGLGYSNGANILATVQFGAPDLFDATVLMHPLIPFAPPKADFVGRRVLITAGQRDPMAPASTTQQLADYFTASGAEASLFWHAGGHELRQEELLETQRFLTPFRG; from the coding sequence ATGGCCGGGTATCAGTATCGCGAAGGGCAAGGCGCCACTGCCGACGCGCCCCTGTTTTTCGTATTTCACGGCACGGGTGGCGACGAAAACCAGTTCTTTGATCTCGCCGGGGAATTGGTGCCCGGTGCGCGCGTGATCGCGCCGCGCGGCGATGTCAGCGAGGGCGGCGCCCTGCGCTATTTCCGTCGTACCGGCGAGGGAGTGTTCGACATGGACGATCTGGCCCGCCGCGCGGCGGCCATGGTTGATTTCGTGGCGACCACCAAAGCACGATATGAAGGGGCCAAGTTGATCGGCCTCGGTTATTCGAACGGCGCCAATATCCTGGCGACGGTGCAGTTTGGCGCCCCGGATCTGTTCGATGCCACCGTCCTGATGCACCCGTTGATCCCGTTTGCGCCGCCGAAAGCCGATTTTGTGGGGAGGCGGGTGTTGATCACCGCGGGGCAGCGCGATCCCATGGCGCCTGCCTCGACCACCCAGCAACTGGCGGATTACTTCACCGCCAGCGGGGCCGAGGCATCGCTTTTCTGGCATGCGGGCGGGCACGAACTGCGGCAGGAAGAACTGCTGGAAACGCAGCGATTTCTGACGCCGTTTCGTGGCTGA
- a CDS encoding L-serine ammonia-lyase — MFLSIFDVFKIGIGPSSSHTMGPMTAARRFLDELRTNDWPRAANARPAALTASLHGSLAFTGIGHGSGRAVILGLCGQDPKTVDPDTMDTIIAGVEATGSVQPPDHPAYRFRPQIDLVFDKKTPLPGHPNGLQFAAYDTDGQLLLRRAYYSIGGGFVVSAEELEALKDASPAQADVPYPFAHAKDMLAMAARSGLSIAGMKRANEEATRNRLSLDRGIDEIWSVMSGCIDRGISQEGIMPGGLNVKRRARGIFLQLDAQWRSNELTPLMANDWLSLYAMAVNEENAGGGRVVTAPTNGAAGVIPAVMKYFLKFNAAAGPQAVRDYLLTAAAIGGIIKHNASISGAEVGCQGEVGSASAMAAAGLCAIMGGTPEQVENAAEIALEHHLGMTCDPVAGLVQIPCIERNAFGAVKAVTAASLALKGDGTHAVPLDACIETMRQTGLDMSERYKETSLAGLAVNVVAC, encoded by the coding sequence ATGTTCCTTTCGATTTTCGACGTCTTCAAGATCGGCATCGGCCCATCGAGCTCCCACACGATGGGGCCGATGACCGCTGCCCGGCGTTTCCTTGATGAATTGCGGACCAATGACTGGCCCCGCGCTGCCAATGCACGACCGGCGGCATTGACCGCCAGCCTGCACGGCTCGCTCGCCTTTACCGGCATCGGCCACGGCAGTGGCCGCGCAGTGATCCTGGGCCTCTGCGGGCAGGACCCCAAGACGGTCGATCCGGACACGATGGACACGATTATCGCCGGCGTCGAGGCCACCGGGTCGGTGCAACCACCCGACCACCCCGCCTACCGGTTCCGCCCGCAGATCGATCTCGTCTTCGACAAGAAGACGCCCCTGCCCGGCCACCCCAACGGCCTGCAGTTTGCCGCCTACGACACCGACGGCCAGCTCCTGCTGCGCCGCGCCTACTATTCGATTGGCGGCGGCTTCGTTGTCAGTGCCGAGGAACTCGAGGCGCTCAAGGATGCCTCGCCGGCTCAAGCCGATGTGCCCTACCCCTTTGCCCATGCCAAGGACATGCTGGCCATGGCCGCGAGGTCGGGCCTCTCCATCGCCGGAATGAAGCGGGCCAACGAAGAGGCGACGCGCAATCGGCTATCGCTCGATCGCGGCATCGACGAAATCTGGTCCGTGATGAGCGGCTGCATCGATCGCGGCATCAGCCAGGAGGGCATTATGCCCGGCGGGCTCAACGTCAAGCGCCGGGCACGCGGCATTTTCCTGCAGCTCGATGCGCAGTGGCGGAGCAACGAACTCACCCCACTCATGGCCAATGACTGGCTGAGTCTTTATGCCATGGCCGTGAACGAAGAAAATGCTGGCGGCGGGCGCGTGGTGACCGCCCCGACCAATGGCGCCGCCGGGGTCATTCCCGCGGTGATGAAGTATTTCCTCAAGTTCAATGCCGCCGCCGGCCCGCAGGCTGTGCGCGACTATTTGCTGACCGCCGCCGCCATCGGCGGCATCATCAAGCACAATGCCTCCATTTCCGGCGCTGAAGTAGGCTGCCAGGGCGAAGTCGGCTCCGCCTCCGCCATGGCCGCGGCGGGCCTTTGCGCCATTATGGGCGGCACACCGGAGCAGGTGGAGAACGCCGCCGAAATCGCGCTTGAGCACCATCTGGGCATGACCTGCGATCCCGTGGCGGGGCTGGTGCAGATCCCGTGCATTGAGCGCAATGCCTTTGGCGCCGTCAAAGCTGTCACCGCCGCCTCGCTGGCCCTCAAGGGCGACGGCACCCACGCGGTACCGCTCGACGCCTGCATCGAGACCATGCGCCAGACCGGCCTCGACATGAGCGAGCGCTATAAGGAAACCAGCCTGGCCGGATTGGCCGTCAACGTCGTGGCGTGCTGA
- a CDS encoding O-antigen ligase family protein, which yields MTAVAPEAGNILYLAAGGIGLLLLRPADGAVIRRPIVWMPLLGIALLAVAYPIGAGSTSGLIGVVFVAPFLAVIPLVALARTDGAVHLPFVPTLSLAGSAGAAAMATNEFLLTGVERAGESVANPIHFADVALALGFLSLLGLTSNKGAWRYAFLLGPMFAGLAIALSGTRGAVVAEVAMAAVAVILVASLGLVQRRTMIVGALAGVGVIAVALLAGLGQTSAVQRVLVDLGDLARFSLPTDLSTSIRLNMYESGFRAFLASPIFGHGPLNFVAVADSLAAVPFGAAPHLHNDLADFAASAGILGLLAYAMLLLAPVVEAITAPDSAHKRGVIVVAATLTAGYFVMGLTNAMFGILTVTVVYTAICVVVAMATQAEA from the coding sequence ATGACAGCCGTCGCGCCGGAAGCGGGCAACATCCTCTATCTTGCTGCGGGAGGTATTGGCCTATTGCTGCTGCGCCCAGCCGATGGCGCTGTGATCAGGCGGCCGATCGTCTGGATGCCTCTGTTGGGTATTGCCCTGCTGGCAGTGGCCTATCCCATTGGCGCGGGATCGACCTCTGGCCTGATCGGCGTGGTATTTGTCGCGCCGTTCCTGGCGGTGATTCCACTCGTTGCGCTTGCCAGAACGGATGGCGCAGTACATCTGCCGTTCGTTCCGACGCTAAGCCTTGCCGGCAGCGCCGGAGCGGCGGCGATGGCGACGAACGAATTTCTGCTGACCGGCGTAGAGCGGGCGGGCGAAAGCGTCGCCAATCCTATCCATTTCGCCGATGTGGCGCTGGCGCTGGGCTTCCTGTCCTTGCTCGGGCTGACTTCGAACAAAGGCGCCTGGCGCTATGCGTTCCTGCTTGGCCCCATGTTTGCAGGCTTAGCCATCGCCCTTTCGGGCACGCGCGGCGCCGTGGTCGCCGAGGTCGCCATGGCTGCCGTCGCCGTCATCCTGGTGGCTTCGCTTGGCCTGGTTCAGCGCCGGACAATGATTGTCGGTGCCTTGGCCGGCGTCGGCGTTATCGCGGTCGCTCTGCTTGCCGGGCTTGGACAGACCTCGGCCGTTCAGCGCGTTCTCGTTGATCTGGGTGATCTGGCCCGTTTCAGTCTACCAACCGACTTATCTACCTCCATCCGCCTCAACATGTACGAAAGTGGTTTCAGGGCATTCCTCGCGTCGCCGATCTTTGGTCACGGCCCGCTTAACTTTGTCGCCGTTGCCGACAGCCTCGCCGCCGTCCCGTTCGGCGCTGCGCCGCACCTGCATAACGATCTCGCCGATTTTGCCGCCAGCGCCGGGATACTGGGCCTGCTGGCCTACGCGATGCTGTTGCTCGCCCCTGTCGTCGAAGCGATCACCGCCCCAGATTCAGCGCACAAGCGCGGGGTGATTGTCGTCGCGGCGACGCTGACCGCGGGCTATTTCGTGATGGGGCTGACCAACGCCATGTTCGGCATCCTCACCGTGACGGTGGTCTATACGGCCATCTGCGTCGTCGTAGCCATGGCCACACAGGCCGAGGCGTAG
- a CDS encoding GNAT family N-acetyltransferase encodes MPLDLIITETPDPADLETIGKGLTGFNEHDVGPANRRALAVILRDGETVHGGLSGYTAWGWLYVQWLWLAEGQRGQGYAAQMLALAETEARIRGCHGAYIDTFNPTALRVYRQAGYEVFGELPDFPEGRTRSFLAKRFP; translated from the coding sequence ATGCCCCTCGATCTCATCATCACAGAAACGCCCGATCCAGCCGATCTTGAGACGATTGGGAAAGGGCTGACGGGGTTCAATGAACACGACGTCGGACCAGCCAATCGGCGGGCATTGGCGGTGATCCTACGCGATGGCGAGACAGTGCATGGAGGCCTCTCTGGTTACACCGCCTGGGGCTGGCTTTACGTGCAGTGGCTCTGGCTGGCCGAGGGGCAGCGCGGGCAAGGTTACGCGGCCCAAATGCTAGCTCTAGCCGAGACCGAAGCGCGGATACGCGGCTGCCACGGCGCCTATATCGACACCTTCAATCCGACCGCGCTTAGGGTCTACCGGCAGGCGGGCTATGAGGTCTTCGGCGAGTTGCCCGACTTCCCGGAAGGTCGGACGCGCAGCTTTCTAGCCAAGAGATTCCCATGA
- a CDS encoding DMT family transporter, giving the protein MKSTDGAIALGAAGIVLLCAMDAVAKALGANLTTFQVVFVRCLGAAIWLALWIVLTRGDWPRRENLRRHLLRAIMLVVTATLFFYAIARLPLAVVAALGMTAPVYVTVLGAIIFKEHVGAGPWIALGLGAAGSAVIIFAGSPVDLAGATDTLAWIAAVLAPLSYAITLVILKHHSSNEGAAAMTLAQTLFAAIIISPLAFGPVSIPDAMVWGQIALIGFFGAVGFLVLINGLKRMPVSVFAVLDYTGLIWAGLFGFLFFGEIPGPQLWVGGALIVAACIITARSPRARPA; this is encoded by the coding sequence ATGAAATCGACGGACGGTGCTATTGCATTGGGGGCGGCGGGCATCGTGCTGCTCTGCGCCATGGACGCCGTCGCCAAGGCGCTTGGCGCAAACTTGACGACCTTCCAGGTCGTGTTCGTTCGTTGCCTGGGCGCCGCCATCTGGCTGGCTTTGTGGATCGTGCTCACGCGCGGCGACTGGCCCAGGCGTGAGAACCTGCGCCGCCATTTGCTACGCGCCATCATGCTGGTGGTTACCGCAACGCTGTTTTTCTATGCCATCGCCCGGCTGCCGCTGGCCGTCGTCGCGGCGCTGGGCATGACGGCGCCGGTCTATGTGACCGTGCTCGGCGCGATAATCTTCAAAGAGCATGTCGGCGCCGGCCCGTGGATCGCGCTCGGGCTTGGCGCAGCCGGGTCGGCGGTGATCATCTTCGCCGGCTCGCCTGTGGACCTCGCCGGCGCCACCGACACACTCGCCTGGATCGCGGCCGTACTCGCGCCGCTGAGCTACGCGATCACACTGGTCATCCTCAAACACCATTCCAGCAATGAAGGCGCGGCGGCGATGACCCTGGCGCAAACGCTGTTCGCGGCGATCATCATCTCGCCCCTAGCCTTCGGCCCGGTCTCGATACCGGATGCGATGGTCTGGGGTCAGATCGCCTTGATCGGCTTCTTCGGCGCCGTCGGCTTCCTGGTGCTGATCAACGGCCTCAAGCGCATGCCGGTGTCAGTCTTTGCCGTGCTCGACTATACCGGCCTGATCTGGGCCGGCTTGTTCGGCTTTTTGTTCTTCGGCGAAATCCCCGGCCCGCAGCTTTGGGTGGGCGGCGCGCTAATCGTGGCTGCCTGTATCATCACCGCCCGGTCGCCACGGGCGCGGCCAGCCTAG